A window of the Phaseolus vulgaris cultivar G19833 chromosome 5, P. vulgaris v2.0, whole genome shotgun sequence genome harbors these coding sequences:
- the LOC137835182 gene encoding protein DETOXIFICATION 19-like gives MAGSSSSDGRATAALLEESDDKGRENRRWFNKVLDMEEAKHQLLFSLPMILTNLFYYLITLVSVMLVGHLGELQLAGATLANSWFSVTGVALMVGLSGALETLCGQAFGAKEYYKLGSYLQASCIISFIFSIILSIIWFYTEPILVLLHQSHNIARTAALYMRFLMPGLFAYSFLQNMLRFLQTQSVVMPLVVLSALPLVVHISLAYGLVQVSGLSFTGAPVAVSISLWISMLLLALYVMYAKKFKQTWQGFSMHSFHYVLTYMKLALPSAAMVCLEYWAFEVMVFLAGLYPDSQKTTSLIAICANTELIAYMITYGLSAAASTRVSNELGAGNPERAKHAMNVTLKLSLLLGFCFVLALGFGHNIWIQFFSDSSIIKEEFASVTPLLSLSILLDAIQGVLSGVTRGCGWQHLAVYINLASFYLIGLPISCLLGFKTNLQYKGLWIGLICGLLCQSVTLFLFTRRAKWSKLDLSREDKEKNHPLLI, from the exons ATGGCCGGAAGCAGCAGTTCCGATGGCAGAGCAACGGCAGCTCTGTTGGAAGAATCTGATgacaagggaagagaaaacagAAGATGGTTCAACAAAGTGTTGGACATGGAAGAGGCCAAGCACCAACTCTTGTTTTCGCTTCCAATGATTCTTACCAACTTGTTCTATTACTTAATCACTTTGGTTTCTGTGATGCTAGTAGGTCACCTTGGAGAGCTTCAGCTTGCTGGTGCTACTCTTGCAAACTCATGGTTCAGTGTCACTGGTGTGGCTCTCATG GTTGGTTTGAGTGGGGCACTGGAAACATTGTGTGGGCAAGCATTTGGTGCAAAGGAATACTATAAGCTGGGAAGTTACCTACAAGCCTCGTGCatcatatcttttattttttccatCATTTTATCCATTATTTGGTTCTATACAGAACCCATCCTAGTGCTGCTTCACCAATCTCATAACATTGCAAGAACGGCTGCTCTTTATATGAGGTTTCTTATGCCGGGATTGTTTGCATATAGCTTCTTGCAGAACATGTTGAGGTTTCTTCAGACACAATCTGTAGTAATGCCATTGGTTGTACTCTCAGCTCTTCCTTTGGTTGTTCATATTAGCCTTGCGTATGGTTTGGTTCAGGTGTCAGGTCTGAGTTTTACGGGTGCACCAGTTGCAGTTTCTATTTCACTGTGGATATCAATGCTGTTACTAGCCTTGTATGTAATGTATGCTAAGAAGTTCAAGCAGACATGGCAAGGATTTTCAATGCATTCATTCCATTACGTACTTACATACATGAAACTAGCTCTGCCCTCCGCTGCAATGGTATG TTTGGAGTATTGGGCTTTTGAAGTTATGGTTTTCTTAGCTGGACTTTATCCTGACTCGCAGAAAACTACTTCTTTGATTGCAATTTG TGCAAATACGGAACTCATTGCCTACATGATCACTTATGGTCTCAGTGCAGCTGCAAG caCAAGGGTATCCAATGAACTAGGAGCAGGCAACCCGGAACGAGCTAAACATGCAATGAATGTCACTCTCAAGCTCTCTCTCCTCCTTGGGTTCTGTTTTGTTTTGGCACTTGGATTTGGTCATAATATCTGGATTCAGTTTTTCAGTGATAGTTCTATAATCAAAGAGGAGTTTGCATCAGTGACACCTTTGCTTTCCCTTTCCATATTACTAGATGCCATCCAAGGTGTCTTGTCAG GGGTGACCAGAGGATGTGGCTGGCAGCACTTGGCCGTTTACATTAACCTTGCAAGTTTTTATCTTATTGGTCTGCCAATTTCATGTCTCCTAGGCTTTAAGACCAATTTGCAGTATAAg GGTTTATGGATTGGTTTGATTTGTGGACTGCTTTGTCAGAGTGTGACTCTCTTCCTTTTCACAAGGCGTGCCAAATGGTCTAAATTGGATCTTTCCCGCGAAGACAAAGAGAAAAACCATCCTCTTCTTATTTAA